A window from Salvia miltiorrhiza cultivar Shanhuang (shh) chromosome 2, IMPLAD_Smil_shh, whole genome shotgun sequence encodes these proteins:
- the LOC131010331 gene encoding protein NRT1/ PTR FAMILY 4.4: protein MDMEQESESVDWRGRPSKPTRHGGMTAALFVLGLQGFEMMAVAAVGNNLITYVFNEMHFPLSKAANTVTNFVGTIFLLSLLGGFLSDSYLGSFWTMLIFGFVELSGFILLSVQAHVPELRPSAFQEASGYKASIFYGALYLVALGSGCLKPNIISHGADQLGKHQSKNLSTFFNCAYFAFCTGELLALTLLVWVQTHSGMDVGFGVSAAAMAVGLICLISGSFAYRNTPPRGSIFTPIAQVFVAAISKRKQICPSNASTLHSSSLHTNKFRFLDKAACINGSDESPWRLCSVSQVEQVKILLSVVPIFACTIIFNTILAQLQTFSVQQGTSMNTHLTPNFQIPPASLQSIPYMMLIVVVPLYETTFVPLARRLTGKDSGISPLQRVGTGLFIATFSMVAAAIIEHKRRVSTQTLSIFWIAPQFLIFGLSEMFTAVGLIEFFYKQSIQGMQSFLTAMTYCSYSFGFYLSSLLVSLVNRVTSGSGGGWLSNNDLNKDRLDLFYWLLAALSLVNFFNFLFWSRWYSRTQSPLLDTELPQELDKHNALSLNYNHH, encoded by the exons ATGGATATGGAACAAGAGTCCGAATCTGTTGACTGGAGAGGGAGACCTTCCAAACCCACTCGCCATGGCGGCATGACTGCTGCTCTCTTCGTCCTAG GGCTTCAAGGTTTCGAGATGATGGCAGTAGCTGCGGTGGGGAATAACCTCATCACATACGTCTTCAACGAGATGCACTTCCCTCTGTCCAAGGCCGCCAACACCGTCACCAACTTCGTGGGCACCATTTTCCTGCTCTCCCTCTTGGGCGGATTCCTCTCCGATTCCTATCTGGGCAGCTTCTGGACCATGCTCATCTTCGGCTTCGTCGAGCTCTCCGGCTTCATCCTCCTCTCCGTCCAAGCCCACGTCCCCGAGCTCCGCCCCTCCGCCTTCCAGGAGGCCTCCGGCTACAAGGCCTCCATCTTCTACGGCGCCCTCTACCTTGTCGCCCTCGGCAGCGGCTGTCTCAAGCCCAACATAATCTCCCACGGCGCCGACCAGCTCGGCAAGCACCAATCCAAGAACCTCTCCACTTTCTTCAACTGCGCCTATTTCGCCTTCTGCACCGGCGAGCTCCTCGCCCTCACGCTCCTCGTCTGGGTCCAGACCCATTCCGGGATGGACGTCGGCTTCGGAGTCTCCGCCGCCGCCATGGCTGTCGGCCTCATATGCTTGATCTCAGGCTCCTTCGCTTACCGCAACACCCCTCCCCGCGGCAGCATTTTCACCCCCATTGCTCAGGTGTTCGTGGCTGCAATCTCCAAGAGAAAGCAGATATGCCCATCAAACGCAAGCACACTACACTCCTCCTCCCTCCACACCAACAAATTCCGGTTCCTGGACAAAGCAGCTTGCATCAACGGCAGCGATGAGAGCCCCTGGCGCCTCTGCAGCGTCTCCCAGGTGGAGCAGGTCAAGATTCTCCTCTCCGTAGTGCCCATATTCGCCTGCACAATCATCTTCAACACCATCTTAGCTCAGCTGCAGACCTTCTCAGTCCAACAGGGAACCTCCATGAACACTCACCTCACCCCCAACTTCCAAATCCCTCCCGCCTCCCTCCAGTCCATCCCCTACATGATGCTCATCGTCGTCGTCCCCCTCTACGAGACCACATTCGTCCCCCTCGCCAGGCGCCTCACGGGGAAGGATTCCGGGATCTCCCCCCTCCAGAGAGTCGGGACGGGCCTCTTCATCGCCACTTTCTCCATGGTTGCAGCAGCCATCATTGAGCACAAGAGAAGAGTCTCCACACAGACACTCTCCATTTTCTGGATAGCTCCACAGTTTCTCATATTCGGCCTCTCAGAGATGTTCACTGCTGTAGGgctcattgagttcttctacaAGCAGTCAATACAAGGGATGCAGTCCTTCCTCACGGCCATGACATACTGTTCCTATTCCTTTGGGTTCTACCTCAGCTCCCTTCTGGTTTCTTTAGTGAACAGAGTCACCTCCGGGTCCGGTGGCGGCTGGTTGAGCAACAACGATCTCAACAAGGATAGGCTGGACCTCTTCTATTGGTTGCTAGCTGCACTCAGCCTCGTCAacttcttcaattttctcttcTGGTCTAGATGGTATTCTCGCACTCAATCTCCACTACTCGACACCGAATTGCCGCAGGAGCTAGACAAACACAATGCTTTAAGTTTAAACTACAATCACCACTAA
- the LOC131010342 gene encoding probable beta-1,3-galactosyltransferase 8 isoform X1, which produces MNLHKQKQAIMLLIQEIRNHSKRSEAEKKVAWHMLSISKKMRGKSVPLKVIAALCIACFLAGTLFTTRTRPPPRLQHADECDHNKRKLGEKIPSDSDIMGEVMKTREAIQSLDKSVSSLKKMKTASSSNGSSRAFVVIGINTAFSSKRRRESLRETWMLKGEQLEKVEREKGVVIRFVIGHSATRGGILDRAIDAEEAEYRDFLRLDHVEGYHQLSTKTRLFFSTAVATWDAHFYVKVDDDVHLNLGMLLTTLAKHTSKPRTYIGCMKSGPVLSQKGVKYHEPEYWKFGEEGNKYFRHATGQIYAISKDLAHYISINSDILHRFANEDVSLGAWLIGLEVQHVDDHSMCCGTPPDCEFKTHAGSVCVASFDWQCSGICKSVERMKKVHSACGEGDDAIWSVHLSI; this is translated from the exons ATGAATTTGCATAAGCAGAAGCAAGCAATCATGTTGTTGATACAGGAAATCAGGAATCACAGCAAAAGGAGTGAGGCAGAGAAGAAGGTGGCCTGGCATATGCTGTCAATCAGCAAGAAAATGAGAGGAAAATCAGTTCCATTGAAGGTTATTGCTGCCCTATGTATAGCATGCTTTCTTGCAGGAACCCTGTTTACCACACGGACAAGGCCCCCGCCGCGGCTCCAACACGCGGACGAATGTGATCATAATAAGCGC AAATTGGGGGAGAAGATTCCGAGCGATAGTGATATAATGGGGGAAGTGATGAAGACACGCGAAGCAATCCAGTCACTGGATAAAAGCGTATCCTcgctgaagaagatgaagacgGCATCGAGTTCGAACGGGAGCAGCAGGGCGTTCGTGGTGATAGGGATAAACACGGCGTTCAGCAGCAAGAGGCGGAGAGAGTCGTTGCGAGAGACGTGGATGCTGAAAGGGGAGCAGCTGGAGAAGGtggagagggagaagggggtgGTGATCCGGTTCGTGATAGGGCACAGCGCGACGCGCGGGGGGATCCTGGACCGGGCCATCGACGCGGAGGAGGCGGAGTACAGAGATTTCCTGCGGCTGGATCACGTGGAGGGGTACCACCAGCTGTCGACGAAGACGCGGCTGTTTTTCTCGACGGCGGTTGCGACATGGGATGCGCACTTCTACGTCAAGGTTGATGACGACGTTCACCTCAATTTGGGGATGCTCCTCACCACGCTCGCCAAGCACACATCCAAACCCAGGACCTATATCGGCTGCATGAAGTCCGGCCCTGTGCTTTCTCAGAA aGGTGTGAAATATCACGAGCCCGAGTACTGGAAATTCGGGGAAGAAGGGAACAAATATTTCAGGCATGCAACTGGCCAAATCTATGCAATCTCCAAGGACCTTGCGCATTATATTTCCATAAATTC AGACATCTTGCACCGGTTCGCAAACGAGGACGTATCTTTGGGTGCATGGTTGATCGGATTGGAAGTGCAGCATGTGGACGACCACTCTATGTGCTGCGGAACGCCTCCGG ATTGCGAGTTCAAAACTCACGCGGGGAGTGTGTGCGTGGCATCATTTGATTGGCAATGCAGTGGGATATGCAAATCAGTAGAGAGGATGAAGAAAGTGCACAGTGCGTGTGGAGAAGGTGATGACGCTATTTGGAGCGTCCATCTCTCCATTTAA
- the LOC131010342 gene encoding probable beta-1,3-galactosyltransferase 8 isoform X2, with amino-acid sequence MNLHKQKQAIMLLIQEIRNHSKRSEAEKKVAWHMLSISKKMRGKSVPLKVIAALCIACFLAGTLFTTRTRPPPRLQHADECDHNKRKLGEKIPSDSDIMGEVMKTREAIQSLDKSVSSLKKMKTASSSNGSSRAFVVIGINTAFSSKRRRESLRETWMLKGEQLEKVEREKGVVIRFVIGHSATRGGILDRAIDAEEAEYRDFLRLDHVEGYHQLSTKTRLFFSTAVATWDAHFYVKVDDDVHLNLGMLLTTLAKHTSKPRTYIGCMKSGPVLSQKGVKYHEPEYWKFGEEGNKYFRDILHRFANEDVSLGAWLIGLEVQHVDDHSMCCGTPPDCEFKTHAGSVCVASFDWQCSGICKSVERMKKVHSACGEGDDAIWSVHLSI; translated from the exons ATGAATTTGCATAAGCAGAAGCAAGCAATCATGTTGTTGATACAGGAAATCAGGAATCACAGCAAAAGGAGTGAGGCAGAGAAGAAGGTGGCCTGGCATATGCTGTCAATCAGCAAGAAAATGAGAGGAAAATCAGTTCCATTGAAGGTTATTGCTGCCCTATGTATAGCATGCTTTCTTGCAGGAACCCTGTTTACCACACGGACAAGGCCCCCGCCGCGGCTCCAACACGCGGACGAATGTGATCATAATAAGCGC AAATTGGGGGAGAAGATTCCGAGCGATAGTGATATAATGGGGGAAGTGATGAAGACACGCGAAGCAATCCAGTCACTGGATAAAAGCGTATCCTcgctgaagaagatgaagacgGCATCGAGTTCGAACGGGAGCAGCAGGGCGTTCGTGGTGATAGGGATAAACACGGCGTTCAGCAGCAAGAGGCGGAGAGAGTCGTTGCGAGAGACGTGGATGCTGAAAGGGGAGCAGCTGGAGAAGGtggagagggagaagggggtgGTGATCCGGTTCGTGATAGGGCACAGCGCGACGCGCGGGGGGATCCTGGACCGGGCCATCGACGCGGAGGAGGCGGAGTACAGAGATTTCCTGCGGCTGGATCACGTGGAGGGGTACCACCAGCTGTCGACGAAGACGCGGCTGTTTTTCTCGACGGCGGTTGCGACATGGGATGCGCACTTCTACGTCAAGGTTGATGACGACGTTCACCTCAATTTGGGGATGCTCCTCACCACGCTCGCCAAGCACACATCCAAACCCAGGACCTATATCGGCTGCATGAAGTCCGGCCCTGTGCTTTCTCAGAA aGGTGTGAAATATCACGAGCCCGAGTACTGGAAATTCGGGGAAGAAGGGAACAAATATTTCAG AGACATCTTGCACCGGTTCGCAAACGAGGACGTATCTTTGGGTGCATGGTTGATCGGATTGGAAGTGCAGCATGTGGACGACCACTCTATGTGCTGCGGAACGCCTCCGG ATTGCGAGTTCAAAACTCACGCGGGGAGTGTGTGCGTGGCATCATTTGATTGGCAATGCAGTGGGATATGCAAATCAGTAGAGAGGATGAAGAAAGTGCACAGTGCGTGTGGAGAAGGTGATGACGCTATTTGGAGCGTCCATCTCTCCATTTAA
- the LOC131010342 gene encoding probable beta-1,3-galactosyltransferase 8 isoform X3, whose amino-acid sequence MLSISKKMRGKSVPLKVIAALCIACFLAGTLFTTRTRPPPRLQHADECDHNKRKLGEKIPSDSDIMGEVMKTREAIQSLDKSVSSLKKMKTASSSNGSSRAFVVIGINTAFSSKRRRESLRETWMLKGEQLEKVEREKGVVIRFVIGHSATRGGILDRAIDAEEAEYRDFLRLDHVEGYHQLSTKTRLFFSTAVATWDAHFYVKVDDDVHLNLGMLLTTLAKHTSKPRTYIGCMKSGPVLSQKGVKYHEPEYWKFGEEGNKYFRHATGQIYAISKDLAHYISINSDILHRFANEDVSLGAWLIGLEVQHVDDHSMCCGTPPDCEFKTHAGSVCVASFDWQCSGICKSVERMKKVHSACGEGDDAIWSVHLSI is encoded by the exons ATGCTGTCAATCAGCAAGAAAATGAGAGGAAAATCAGTTCCATTGAAGGTTATTGCTGCCCTATGTATAGCATGCTTTCTTGCAGGAACCCTGTTTACCACACGGACAAGGCCCCCGCCGCGGCTCCAACACGCGGACGAATGTGATCATAATAAGCGC AAATTGGGGGAGAAGATTCCGAGCGATAGTGATATAATGGGGGAAGTGATGAAGACACGCGAAGCAATCCAGTCACTGGATAAAAGCGTATCCTcgctgaagaagatgaagacgGCATCGAGTTCGAACGGGAGCAGCAGGGCGTTCGTGGTGATAGGGATAAACACGGCGTTCAGCAGCAAGAGGCGGAGAGAGTCGTTGCGAGAGACGTGGATGCTGAAAGGGGAGCAGCTGGAGAAGGtggagagggagaagggggtgGTGATCCGGTTCGTGATAGGGCACAGCGCGACGCGCGGGGGGATCCTGGACCGGGCCATCGACGCGGAGGAGGCGGAGTACAGAGATTTCCTGCGGCTGGATCACGTGGAGGGGTACCACCAGCTGTCGACGAAGACGCGGCTGTTTTTCTCGACGGCGGTTGCGACATGGGATGCGCACTTCTACGTCAAGGTTGATGACGACGTTCACCTCAATTTGGGGATGCTCCTCACCACGCTCGCCAAGCACACATCCAAACCCAGGACCTATATCGGCTGCATGAAGTCCGGCCCTGTGCTTTCTCAGAA aGGTGTGAAATATCACGAGCCCGAGTACTGGAAATTCGGGGAAGAAGGGAACAAATATTTCAGGCATGCAACTGGCCAAATCTATGCAATCTCCAAGGACCTTGCGCATTATATTTCCATAAATTC AGACATCTTGCACCGGTTCGCAAACGAGGACGTATCTTTGGGTGCATGGTTGATCGGATTGGAAGTGCAGCATGTGGACGACCACTCTATGTGCTGCGGAACGCCTCCGG ATTGCGAGTTCAAAACTCACGCGGGGAGTGTGTGCGTGGCATCATTTGATTGGCAATGCAGTGGGATATGCAAATCAGTAGAGAGGATGAAGAAAGTGCACAGTGCGTGTGGAGAAGGTGATGACGCTATTTGGAGCGTCCATCTCTCCATTTAA